A window of the Drosophila simulans strain w501 chromosome 2L, Prin_Dsim_3.1, whole genome shotgun sequence genome harbors these coding sequences:
- the LOC6733136 gene encoding uncharacterized protein LOC6733136 → MHRLVVIFSFCALLVAGQSVVEPQESQELSDSTTTFIVDGFPDESQELPGIVAETDEEIEMNAHKINWLPVWEEQEHVRFAREVTEKPVGTTATPENSTPKDTVELVLQPKENKECPTSAERGLTNLIRVARPLLPAATLKNILANGVEDPQVQALIKLLRSDAFKTQVQLLKATKQHQQLHDYVCRRLKLDPTYYAEYVRVFLDLHISDPPTIKLPNRRPGVRGLLQDLREALPRSALRDMYQRLYSSDSELSSAIRLIRGSEFRRLLRDLRQLKEYRSLAADLEKSGVPLRQLQQLVANALGWSTVDMAGETVIWSL, encoded by the exons ATGCATCGATTGGTGGTCATATTCAGTTTCTGCGCGCTTTTGGTCGCAGGACAATCGGTGGTGGAGCCCCAGGAGTCCCAG GAGCTCTCCGATAGCACCACCACTTTCATTGTCGATGGCTTTCCAGATGAATCTCAAGAGCTACCCGGCATAGTTGCGGAGACCGATGAGGAGATCGAAATGAATGCCCACAAGATCAACTGGCTGCCCGTTTGGGAGGAGCAGGAACATGTACGATTCGCGCGGGAAGTTACTGAGAAGCCAGTTGGCACCACAGCCACTCCCGAGAACTCCACACCCAAGGACACGGTAGAGCTCGTCCTGCAGCCCAAGGAGAACAAGGAGTGCCCCACCAGTGCTGAGCGTGGACTGACCAACCTCATCCGCGTGGCCCGCCCACTTTTGCCGGCTGCCACACTAAAGAACATACTGGCGAATGGCGTTGAGGACCCCCAGGTTCAAGCGTTGATCAAGTTGCTTCGCAGCGATGCCTTCAAGACGCAAGTGCAGCTGCTGAAGGCCACCAAGCAGCACCAACAGCTCCATGACTATGTCTGCCGGCGACTCAAATTGGATCCCACCTACTATGCTGAGTACGTGCGCGTGTTCCTCGACCTACACATTTCCGACCCACCGACCATTAAGTTGCCCAACCGTCGTCCGGGTGTCCGCGGACTGCTCCAGGATCTCCGCGAAGCCTTGCCCCGTTCCGCCTTGAGGGATATGTACCAGCGACTCTACTCCTCCGACTCGGAGCTCTCGAGCGCCATCCGCCTGATCCGCGGCTCTGAATTCCGGCGGCTGCTGCGCGATCTGCGTCAACTTAAGGAGTACCGCTCCCTGGCCGCCGATCTGGAGAAGTCTGGAGTTCCTCTgcgccagctgcagcagctggtggCTAACGCCCTAGGCTGGAGCACCGTGGACATGGCCGGAGAGACCGTGATCTGGAGTCTTTAA